The Acropora muricata isolate sample 2 chromosome 5, ASM3666990v1, whole genome shotgun sequence genome includes a window with the following:
- the LOC136916705 gene encoding NAD(P) transhydrogenase, mitochondrial-like, translating into MFLRAGLSVVRRFHGQSLLGTKSVLGSYGRLTCSPKCSIFKDPHFYPRLLAGTVRFCANEAKEKSAPEAVTGVPYDQLTIGVPKEIHEGEKRVALSPEAAKKFIDQGFKVVVEAGAGAEAKFLDSDYAAVGAEIKTANDAFASDIVLKVRPPEKHQASGTHEADLMKEGGKLISFLYPAQNKDLLDVLAKKKISAFAVDCIPRISRAQSFDALSSMANIAGYKAVIESANMFGRFFTGQITAAGKVPPGKVLVLGGGVAGLSAIATARNMGAIVRGFDVRAAVKEQVQSLGAEFLEVTGVEESGEGAGGYAKEMSKEFQKAQEVLLAKQCKDVDIVISTALIPGKPAPLLITKEMVESMKPGSVIVDLAAEAGGNCQLTKPGELYNHNGVNIIGYTDLPSRLPTQSSTLYANNLTKYLLSMGEKGEFAIDLNDDVVRGSIVLQDGKMMWPPPAIEMPAPSPPKKTAIVKAAEQTPLAAAVSESGLTTAGLGSLLALGAVSPNPAFATMVTTFSLAGVIGYKVVWGVTPALHSPLMSVTNAISGITAAGGLVLMGGGMLPDSTHTSLAAIATLVSSINITGGFIITKRMLDMFKRPGDPPEYTFLYAIPTAAVIGGYAAGKIAGYPDIDQMAYLASSLCCVGALGGLSTQTSARQGNALGIIGVTAGMTATVGALAPSHDVLTQMGVMMGVGGTMGAIISSRIAVSDLPQLVAAFHSFVGLAAVLTAVAKYLADVDLFVDDPAGNVHKAAIFLGTFIGGVTFTGSLVAFGKLHGLLDSRALSLPGKNLLNIGMALANVGAMGWFMASDSAAVGIPMLGTTAALSSIMGVHMTASIGGADMPVVITVLNSYSGWALCAEGFMLNNDLLTIVGALVGFSGGILSYIMCKAMNRSLTNVLFGGYGTLSTGTGEREKITGSHTEINADGAVELMTSAKNVIITPGYGLAVAKAQYAIADMVKTLKDKGLNVRFGIHPVAGRMPGQLNVLLAEAGVPYDVVLEMDEINDDFPETDLALVIGANDTVNSAAQDDPNSVIAGMPVLEVWKAKQVIVMKRTLGTGYADVDNPVFYKENTSMLLGDAKTMCDTLLNKVKEHYGS; encoded by the exons ATGTTCTTAAGAGCAGGTCTCAGTGTGGTTAGACGATTCCATGGACAGTCTTTGCTAG gAACCAAGAGTGTGTTAGGAAGCTATGGGAGATTAACTTGTTCACCAAAGTGTTCCATCTTTAAG GATCCCCATTTTTATCCAAGGCTTTTGGCTGGAACTGTCAGGTTTTGTGCAAATGAGGCCAAAG AAAAATCTGCCCCAGAAGCAGTCACTGGTGTCCCTTATGATCAACTAACTATTGGAGTTCCAAAGGAAATTCATGAAGGAGAGAAAAGGGTGGCTCTGTCTCCTGAAGCAGCCAAAAAGTTTATTGATCAAggatttaaagttgttgtagAAGCAGGAGCAGGTGCAGAAGCAAAGTTTCTAGATTCTGATTATGCTGCTGTTGGAGCAGAAATCAAGACAGCCAACGATGCATTTGCTTCTGATATTgttttaaag GTACGACCACCTGAGAAACACCAAGCCTCAGGGACTCATGAAGCTGATCTTATGAAGGAGGGTGGCAAACTTATTAGCTTCTTGTACCCTGCTCAGAATAAAGACTTGCTTGATGTCTTAGCTAAGAAAAAAATCAGTGCTTTTGCTGTGGATTGTATCCCAAGAATCAGCCGTGCTCAATCTTTTGATGCTTTGAGCTCAATGGCAAACATTGCGGGCTATAAAGCAGTCATAGAATCTGCTAACATGTTTGGAAGATTCTTTACTGGACAAATCACTGCAGCTGGAAAAGTACCCCCTGGAAAGGTTCTTGTATTAG GTGGTGGAGTTGCTGGCCTATCAGCTATTGCTACTGCAAGGAACATGGGGGCTATTGTCCGTGGTTTTGATGTAAGAGCTGCCGTAAAGGAACAGGTGCAGTCTCTAGGAGCAGAGTTTCTGGAAGTAACTGGCGTTGAAGAATCTGGAGAAg GTGCTGGTGGATATGCAAAGGAGATGTCCAAAGAGTTCCAAAAAGCCCAGGAGGTGTTGCTGGCTAAACAGTGTAAAGACGTTGATATTGTCATCTCAACGGCACTCATCCCTGGAAAACCAGCTCCACTGCTGATAACTAAGGAAATGGTGGAATCAATGAAACCTGGATCAGTGATTGTTGATTTAGCAGCAGAAGCTGGTGGAAACTGCCAGCTGACCAAGCCAGGGGAACTTTACAATCACAATGGGGTTAAT ATTATCGGATACACTGATTTACCAAGTAGGCTCCCAACCCAATCAAGTACTCTTTATGCCAACAACTTGACAAAATACCTTCTGTCCATGGGTGAGAAGGGTGAATTTGCCATTGATCTCAATGATGATGTTGTCCGTGGCTCGATTGTACTTCAAGATGGCAAAATGATGTGGCCCCCTCCGGCAATTGAGATGCCCGCTCCCAGCCCTCCCAAGAAAACGGCGATTGTCAAAGCAGCGGAACAAACACCACTTGCTGCTGCAGTTTCGGAATCGGGATTGACAACAG CTGGCCTGGGCTCACTGCTGGCTCTTGGAGCGGTTTCACCCAATCCTGCCTTTGCTACCATGGTGACCACCTTCTCATTGGCTGGTGTCATCGGTTACAAGGTCGTGTGGGGAGTGACCCCTGCTCTCCACTCCCCCCTGATGAGCGTCACTAATGCCATATCTGGTATCACAGCAGCAGGGGGGCTGGTGTTAATGGGGGGAGGCATGTTACCCGATAGCACCCATACTTCCCTGGCAGCTATCGCTACGCTAGTGTCGTCAATTAATATCACTGGTGGATTTATCATCACAAAGAGGATGCTGGATATGTTCAAGAGGCCAG GGGACCCTCCAGAGTACACCTTTCTCTACGCCATACCCACGGCGGCTGTAATTGGTGGCTATGCCGCTGGCAAGATCGCGGGCTATCCCGACATCGATCAGATGGCGTACCTAGCCTCTTCGCTATGCTGTGTTGGTGCTCTTGGTGGACTCTCAACCCAAACATCAGCCAGACAAGGGAATGCTCTCG GAATCATCGGCGTAACCGCTGGTATGACGGCGACCGTAGGAGCCCTTGCACCTTCTCACGATGTGTTGACGCAGATGGGAGTCATGATGGGTGTTGGCGGGACCATGGGTGCCATTATCTCCAGCCGCATCGCAGTCAGTGATCTTCCTCAGCTTGTTGCAGCCTTCCACAGTTTTGTGGGTCTCGCTGCTGTTCTCACGGCCGTTGCTAAGTACCTCGCTGACGTGGATCTCTTTGTTGATGACCCCGCTGGCAATGTCCATAAAGCAGCTATCTTCCTGGGCACTTTTATCGGTGGCGTGACCTTCACTGGGTCACTTGTGGCCTTTGGAAAGCTTCATGGCTTGCTGGATTCCCGCGCACTCAGTCTACCGGGAAAGAATCTGCTGAATATTGGCATGGCATTGGCCAATGTTGGTGCAATGGGTTGGTTCATGGCGAGTGATAGCGCTGCAGTAGGGATACCCATGTTGG GTACTACTGCGGCATTATCATCCATAATGGGTGTCCACATGACAGCGTCCATCGGTGGTGCAGACATGCCAGTGGTAATTACTGTTCTAAATAGCTACAGTGGTTGGGCTCTCTGTGCCGAGGGATTCATGTTAAATAACGATTTGCTCACCATTGTCGGAGCGCTGGTCGGTTTTTCAGGAGGCATTTTGTCTTACATCATGTGTAAAGCCATGAACCGATCTCTGACTAACGTGCTCTTCGGTGGATACGGCACCTTGTCTACCG GCACGGGAGAACGGGAGAAGATAACAGGAAGTCACACAGAAATCAATGCGGACGGTGCTGTGGAATTGATGACCAGCGCTAAAAATGTTATTATCACCCCTGGTTATGGTCTAGCAGTAGCTAAAGCGCAATACGCTATCGCTGACATGGTGAAGACACTAAAGGACAAAGGACTAAACGTACGCTTCGGGATCCATCCCGTAGCGGGACGTATGCCTGGACAACTCAACGTCTTGCTGG CCGAGGCTGGAGTACCGTATGATGTTGTCCTGGAAATGGACGAAATCAATGATGACTTCCCGGAGACAGATCTTGCTCTGGTGATTGGTGCAAACGACACTGTGAATTCCGCTGCCCAGGACGATCCCAATTCTGTGATCGCGGGCATGCCTGTTCTGGAAGTGTGGAAAGCGAAACAG GTGATCGTAATGAAGCGTACGCTGGGCACAGGGTATGCAGATGTGGATAATCCCGTGTTCTACAAGGAAAATACGTCAATGTTGCTAGGTGACGCCAAAACCATGTGCGACACTTTGCTTAACAAAGTCAAGGAACACTATGGGAGTTAA